GATGTTTTCTAACTGAGAAACCTGCGCCTGTCGGACGGCATGGTTGTCGATCTGACGAATATCCAGGTCTTCTTTATTCTCTGTTTTAAAGCGATTCACCCCCACGATCACGTCTTTGCCCGAATCTATCCTGGCCTGTTTTCGTGCCGCAGCCTCCTCAATGCGCATTTTGGGTAAACCTGTTTCAATGGCTTTGGTCATTCCTCCCAACCGTTCCACTTCTTCAATCAGCTGCCAGGCCTTTTCAACGAGCTGATTGGTCAGATATTCAACATAATACGAGCCTCCCCAGGGATCTACCGCCTGGCAAAGGTCTGTTTCATACTGGATAAAAAGCTGGGTATTGCGCGCGATGCGTGCCGAAAAATCGGTGGGCAATGCGATCGCTTCATCTAGCGAATTGGTGTGTAGTGACTGGGTATGTCCCATCACAGCCGCCATGGCTTCAATGGTCGTACGCGCTACATTATTGTATGGGTCCTGCTCGGTGAGGCTGTAACCACTGGTTTGGCAGTGGGTCCGTAGCGCGAGTGACTTTTCATTTTTTGGTCCAAACTGGTGAACAATTTTGGACCATAGCAGCCTGCCAGCACGCATTTTGGCAATTTCCATAAAATGGTTCATGCCTATTCCCCAGAAAAAAGATAGCCTCGGAGCAAAATCATCGATCGCAATACCTGCATTCAAGCCGGTACGAATGTATTCCAGCCCGTCTGCCAGGGTGTAGGCGAGCTCGATGTGAGCGGGAGCGCCTGCCTCATGCATGTGGTAGCCGCTGATGCTGATGGAGTTGAACTTGGGCATATACCTGGATGCATAGGCAAAAATATCCCCCACAATCCGCATCGAAGGCGCAGGCGGATAAATGTAGGTATTGCGCACCATGAACTCTTTGAGGATATCATTCTGGATGGTACCCGACAGCAGTTCAGGGCCAATGCCTTGTTCTTCGGCGGCGACGATAAAAAACGCCATAACCGGCAATACCGCCCCATTCATGGTCATTGAAACAGACATTTGATCCAAAGGAATTGAATCAAAAAGCATTTTCATGTCTTCGACCGAGTCTATGGCGACTCCGGCTTTTCCCACATCGCCGGTTACCCTGGGATGGTCGGAGTCGTAGCCGCGGTGGGTGGCCAGATCAAACGCGACAGAGAGCCCCTTTTGTCCGGCGGCCAGGTTTCTTTTGTAAAATGCATTGGAATCCGCAGCCGTTGAAAATCCCGCATATTGCCGGATGGTCCACGGGCGGTCGAGATACATGCTCGCATAAGGGCCTCGCAGGAAAGGAGCAGCGCCGGCACCGAAAGATAGATGCTCAAAATCGGCAATGTCCTTTGCCGAGTAAGCGGGTTTTAGCCTGATTCCTTCCGAAGTTACAGCGAACTTGTCAGGGGCAGCAGCCTGCTCCGGTCGGGCCGGTATGTTGATATTTTTGAAATTAGGTTTCATTTCTTGGACAGGCTTTGTTGGTGGAAATAGTCAGACAAGCGCCTGTCATTCAATAATGTAAATTGATGTGTAGCAACATCAGCCAGCGTTTTAGCGCCCGCGTCATTTCGCTCTGTTGGCTGATGAAAGCGGTTAACACCTACCATGACCTGACCCTGATGCAATGCACTGACTTTTTGTGCCAATGACTTTTGCAGTTCATTTTGAATAAAACCACTTTCAAAGCATTGGATCAGTCCTCCTTTTTCCTCAATATCTAAAAACGATTTCCATGCAGCGTCTGCTAATTTGCATGACATATCTTCCAGCAGGTACGAGCCTGCGGCGGGATCGGCTACAATGCCCAGCGAGCTTTCGAAAGACAGGACTGAGGAAACATTTCTTGCGATTCGATCCGAAAAGTCACCCCGATTTGCCGAGTCAAGGTCATATGCCTGCACAGTCAGCGCATTGCATCCGCCTATAACGGCGCTCATAGCCTCTGAGGAAGCTCTGATCATGTTGGTGTAGGTAGAAGTGCGGGTATGGTAAAAAGAAGAGGTACGAGCCTGTAAAAACGGCACGCACAGCTCATCGGGCAGCTCATAGGCGCGCGAAATTCGTTGTAACAGGTACCGGAATGCGCGCAACTTTGCAATTTCGGTCAGGTACCGGGTCCCTACCGAAACGGAAAAGAGTGCCCGGTTGAATGCCAGCAGCGGGGCGACGCCGTTTTCGGTCAGCAGATCCATGTACGTAGCAGTGGCTGCGATGGCAAAGGCAAGTTCCTGTACTGGATCGGCCCCATTGTTATGATACAAATGGGTTTCGATCATGTAAGGCCGGAACTCGCGCATACTTTTTGTATGGTGCACTAGTTCCGAAATAGCGTTGATCGAACTTTCGTATCGGGTGCCTGTCCGCATCCAATGCGCCAGCGGATCAAAAGCCACGCCGCCTTTGAGATAATACCCGGCATGTTTTGAGATTTCTGAAAACAGCTGACCGCTATTTTTATCTGTTTGAAAAAAAACAGGTGTGTCGCTGAGTCGCAGGCTATGCAGCAGTTTGGGGAATTCACAGCGGTTTAGCTCGGTATCTCTCAGATTTAGAAAGATGGCATCCGCCCCGTTTGCCAATGCGTTTTTGATGGCTGCATTGGTTTTGCGCGGATCTGTAAAAGTAATGTCGGGCATGTTGAGCCACCCCGGATTCTTTTTCTGACTTTGCTGCATTTCTGCAATTCTTTCAGAATCCGTTTCTTGTCGGGTCAGGTATGGTTCGAAGGTCAGGCCAGGCGAAATGGTCCATGAGGGCAGCTCGCGCCACTTTCCCTTCAATTCTTTTTGTGCCAGCTTTTCCCAGGCGTCTTTACTGGAAGGGCTAAATTCTGAAAATAAGTGGCCGGGCATTTTTAGGATAAATCGTCGTGAGTACTAATAAATGTGGGTTAACAAAGTTACAAATTACGGATCATTTTTTTATTCATGCAGGCTAATGCAGCCCTGCCGCCGTTACGACGCGTTTATGAAATTGTTTTATTTACAGGCTTGCAGATGGAAGGCATTGGTATTAAATTGAACCTTAGTTTAATCTGGAGAGATCAGGTATTTTTATATCTTTGCCGTCCTTTTAAAATTTGACATTCTGAATACGGTAGATTATACATTGGAACGAGTAAGCACATATAGAGAAGTCGACCAGATCTGGGATGCCTGCCTGAGAGTTATTCAGCAGCACATTCCTGATGAGAGCTTTAAGACATGGTTTGAACCTATACGGCCTTTAAAGATCTATGGAAAAGTGCTTACGATCCAGGTTCCAAGTCAGTTTTTCTACGAATGGCTTGAAGATAATTATGTAAACCTGCTCAGGAAGGCGCTGGATTATGCCATAGGACGGGACGGCTTATTGGAATATTCCATTATTGTAGACACCGGTAATGATAAGCATCAGCCGCTTACGATGAATGTCTCCACCCAGAAATCTCCCAATTATTCACGGCCTGACAATTTTGCGACAGACCCGCGAATGGGTTCCAATCACAAAGACAAGGACCAGGATTCAATGAACCTGGACACCTACCTGAACCCGAATTATTCTTTTGACAATTTTATTGAAGGAGATTGCAACCGCCTGGCCCGCTCTGCCGGGTTTGCAGTAGCGCAGCGTCCCGGGCTTACTTCTTTTAACCCGCTGATGATGTACGGAGGGGTAGGGTTGGGGAAAACTCACCTGGTGCAGGCGATCGGCAATTACATCATGAACCACTTTGATAATAAGCTGGTGCTGTATGTGTCTTCCGAAAAATTCACCAACCAGTTTATCAACTCCATTAAAAACAATACCCTTCAGGACTTTACTGATTTTTACATGAAGGTGGACGTGCTCGCAATAGATGACGTTCAGTTTTTGTCAGGAAAGGAAAAAACGCAGGATACATTCTTCCATATTTTTAACCACCTGCACCAGCTCGGCAAGCAGATCATTATGACCAGTGACCGGCCGCCACGAGAACTTCAGGGCTTGCAGGACAGGTTGCTGTCACGTTTTAAATGGGGGCTTACCGCCGATCTGCAGACACCGGATTTTGAAACGCGTATTGCCATTCTTCAAAAGAAAATCCAGGCAGAAGGAATTTCGATTGACTATGATGTGATCGAATACATTGCGCATAGTGTGAATTCCAACGT
The genomic region above belongs to Dyadobacter pollutisoli and contains:
- a CDS encoding methylmalonyl-CoA mutase family protein; this translates as MPGHLFSEFSPSSKDAWEKLAQKELKGKWRELPSWTISPGLTFEPYLTRQETDSERIAEMQQSQKKNPGWLNMPDITFTDPRKTNAAIKNALANGADAIFLNLRDTELNRCEFPKLLHSLRLSDTPVFFQTDKNSGQLFSEISKHAGYYLKGGVAFDPLAHWMRTGTRYESSINAISELVHHTKSMREFRPYMIETHLYHNNGADPVQELAFAIAATATYMDLLTENGVAPLLAFNRALFSVSVGTRYLTEIAKLRAFRYLLQRISRAYELPDELCVPFLQARTSSFYHTRTSTYTNMIRASSEAMSAVIGGCNALTVQAYDLDSANRGDFSDRIARNVSSVLSFESSLGIVADPAAGSYLLEDMSCKLADAAWKSFLDIEEKGGLIQCFESGFIQNELQKSLAQKVSALHQGQVMVGVNRFHQPTERNDAGAKTLADVATHQFTLLNDRRLSDYFHQQSLSKK
- the scpA gene encoding methylmalonyl-CoA mutase; this encodes MKPNFKNINIPARPEQAAAPDKFAVTSEGIRLKPAYSAKDIADFEHLSFGAGAAPFLRGPYASMYLDRPWTIRQYAGFSTAADSNAFYKRNLAAGQKGLSVAFDLATHRGYDSDHPRVTGDVGKAGVAIDSVEDMKMLFDSIPLDQMSVSMTMNGAVLPVMAFFIVAAEEQGIGPELLSGTIQNDILKEFMVRNTYIYPPAPSMRIVGDIFAYASRYMPKFNSISISGYHMHEAGAPAHIELAYTLADGLEYIRTGLNAGIAIDDFAPRLSFFWGIGMNHFMEIAKMRAGRLLWSKIVHQFGPKNEKSLALRTHCQTSGYSLTEQDPYNNVARTTIEAMAAVMGHTQSLHTNSLDEAIALPTDFSARIARNTQLFIQYETDLCQAVDPWGGSYYVEYLTNQLVEKAWQLIEEVERLGGMTKAIETGLPKMRIEEAAARKQARIDSGKDVIVGVNRFKTENKEDLDIRQIDNHAVRQAQVSQLENIKNTRDTEKVNKSLQAITEACKQPGGKDMDSNLLALAVDAARKRATLGEISDAMEKQFGRYKSTIRSVSGVYQSEASDDENFRLALQISDQFAQAEGRRPRILVAKMGQDGHDRGAKVIATSFADLGFDVDIGPLFQTPQEVARQAAENDVHVIGASSLAAGHKTLIPELIAELKSIGREDIMVIAGGVIPAQDYQFLYDAGVKGIFGPGTIISVAAQKILTELMAVN
- the dnaA gene encoding chromosomal replication initiator protein DnaA → MERVSTYREVDQIWDACLRVIQQHIPDESFKTWFEPIRPLKIYGKVLTIQVPSQFFYEWLEDNYVNLLRKALDYAIGRDGLLEYSIIVDTGNDKHQPLTMNVSTQKSPNYSRPDNFATDPRMGSNHKDKDQDSMNLDTYLNPNYSFDNFIEGDCNRLARSAGFAVAQRPGLTSFNPLMMYGGVGLGKTHLVQAIGNYIMNHFDNKLVLYVSSEKFTNQFINSIKNNTLQDFTDFYMKVDVLAIDDVQFLSGKEKTQDTFFHIFNHLHQLGKQIIMTSDRPPRELQGLQDRLLSRFKWGLTADLQTPDFETRIAILQKKIQAEGISIDYDVIEYIAHSVNSNVRELEGVIVSLMAQASLTRREIDVELAKNTLRNIVMNEDKEVTIDTIQETIADYFQVTIADLKSKSRKKEVVYPRQLAMFLAKEYTDLPLKSIGYHFGGRDHSTVIHSIQSINLLMDETPDVEETLQKLRSYFK